A stretch of the Pseudalkalibacillus hwajinpoensis genome encodes the following:
- a CDS encoding aminotransferase class I/II-fold pyridoxal phosphate-dependent enzyme yields the protein MFMNFTHQEELKSLSQKAEEKIQPALKEIDERVEANQYRVLEAFHKNRISDFHFTPSTGYGYDDDGRDTLEKLYADVFGGDAGLVRPQIVSGTHAISTALFGILRPNDELLYITGAPYDTLEEIVGTRGEGNGSLKDFHIGYQAIPLLDEAVDYDAVRNAITAQTKMIGIQRSKGYANRPSFTISEIEEMIDFVKSIKEDVIVFVDNCYGEFVEEQEPCHIGADLIAGSLIKNPGAGIVKTGGYLVGREDLIELCGYRLTSPGIGREVGASLYSLQEMYQGIFLAPHTVGQAVKGAVYSSALLEEAGFNTTPHWNSKRTDLIQSVQFDDRERMVAFCQAIQAASPVNAHVRPEPAYMPGYEDDVIMAAGTFIQGASLELSADGPLRAPYVAYVQGGLTFEHVKISVLCAVDDLLNKGLITVS from the coding sequence ATGTTTATGAATTTTACACATCAAGAAGAACTAAAATCGCTATCGCAGAAAGCGGAAGAGAAAATCCAGCCAGCATTAAAAGAAATCGATGAGCGCGTTGAAGCGAACCAATACCGCGTTCTCGAGGCCTTTCACAAAAATCGTATTAGCGACTTTCATTTTACTCCATCTACAGGCTACGGCTATGACGATGATGGTAGAGATACGCTTGAAAAGCTTTATGCCGATGTTTTCGGAGGAGACGCGGGGCTCGTTCGCCCGCAAATCGTCTCTGGTACGCATGCGATTTCAACTGCCTTATTTGGCATACTGCGACCAAACGATGAGCTTCTCTATATAACAGGTGCACCGTACGATACGTTAGAAGAAATCGTTGGCACACGTGGAGAAGGTAATGGTTCATTGAAAGACTTTCACATTGGCTATCAAGCGATTCCATTATTGGATGAAGCAGTGGATTATGATGCTGTTCGAAACGCGATCACAGCCCAAACAAAAATGATTGGCATTCAGCGCTCGAAAGGCTATGCGAACCGACCATCGTTTACGATCTCTGAAATCGAAGAGATGATTGATTTTGTAAAATCAATCAAGGAAGACGTCATCGTTTTCGTTGATAACTGCTACGGCGAGTTCGTGGAAGAGCAGGAGCCTTGTCACATTGGGGCAGATCTCATTGCAGGATCATTAATTAAAAATCCTGGCGCAGGTATCGTCAAAACTGGTGGTTACCTTGTAGGGAGAGAAGACTTGATTGAGCTTTGTGGCTATCGCTTAACGTCCCCTGGGATCGGACGGGAAGTTGGCGCTTCGCTTTATTCTCTACAAGAAATGTACCAGGGGATATTCCTAGCTCCGCACACGGTTGGGCAAGCGGTAAAAGGCGCTGTGTATAGCTCAGCCCTACTTGAAGAAGCTGGATTTAATACAACGCCACATTGGAACAGCAAGCGAACGGACCTCATTCAATCGGTTCAGTTTGATGATAGAGAGCGAATGGTCGCATTCTGTCAGGCGATTCAGGCGGCTTCTCCGGTGAATGCGCACGTTCGTCCGGAACCGGCTTATATGCCAGGATATGAGGATGACGTGATCATGGCAGCGGGTACGTTTATTCAAGGGGCAAGTCTTGAATTGTCAGCTGACGGACCACTCAGAGCTCCGTATGTTGCGTACGTTCAAGGTGGGCTCACTTTTGAACATGTGAAAATTAGCGTGCTTTGTGCCGTAGATGATTTATTGAATAAAGGTTTGATTACTGTCTCATAG